The following coding sequences lie in one Xiphophorus maculatus strain JP 163 A chromosome 4, X_maculatus-5.0-male, whole genome shotgun sequence genomic window:
- the dync1li2 gene encoding cytoplasmic dynein 1 light intermediate chain 2 isoform X2 codes for MAPVLEKQLPGAAGLGDNNKEDEEGQTLWSSILSEVSTRSSSKLPSGKNILVFGEDGSGKTTLMAKLQGAEHNKKGRGLEYLYLSVHDEDRDDLTRCNVWILDGDLYHKGLLKFAVTPQSLPDCLAVLVVDMSRPWTIMESMQKWASVLRDHVDKLKVPPEDMRELEQRMVKAFQEYTEPEDATPSSPRRAPTSGEDEAVVLPLGDNTLTHNLGIPVLIVCTKCDAISVLEKEHDFRDEHFDFIQSCIRRFSLQYGAGLIYTSVKEEKNLDLLYKYIVHKLYDFQFATPALVVEKDAVFIPSGWDNEKKIGILHENLTTVRPDDPFEDFITKPPVRKLVHDKEINAEDEQVFLMKQQSLLAKQPATPTRGATESPGRTMSSSPRPAGRAGQPSVTSSPMASVKKPDPNMKGAANEGVLANFFNSLLSKKTGSPGSPGSGAVGAGVQGSAKKTGQKPGLTDVQAELDRMTRKQDSVVSANNIPPTENEA; via the exons ATGGCTCCCGTTCTGGAGAAACAGCTCCCGGGTGCAGCCGGACTGGGCGACAATAACAAGGAAGACGAAGAAGGACAAACTCTTTG GTCCTCAATACTTAGTGAAGTTTCAACCAGGTCGAGTTCAAAGTTGCCATCAGGAAAAAATATCCTGGTATTTG GTGAGGATGGGTCAGGAAAAACAACGCTTATGGCCAAACTACAAGGAGCTGAGCACAACAAGAAGGGGAGAGGACTGGAATATCTTTACTTGAGCGTCCATGATGAAGACCGAGACG ACTTGACTCGCTGTAATGTGTGGATCTTGGATGGAGACCTGTACCACAAAGGCCTACTAAAGTTTGCTGTCACACCTCAGTCTCTACCTGACTGCCTGGCTGTGCTCGTTGTGGACATGTCGCGGCCCTGGACCATTATGGAGTCGATGCAGAAGTGGGCCAGTGTGCTTCGTGACCATGTGGACAAGCTAAAGGTTCCTCCGGAGGACATGAGAGAGCTGGAGCAGAGGA TGGTGAAAGCCTTCCAAGAGTACACAGAACCAGAGGACGCCACCCCATCCTCCCCCCGACGGGCCCCGACATCAGGGGAAGACGAAGCTGTTGTGTTACCACTTGGGGacaacacactcacacacaactTGGGCATTCCAGTGCTAATAGTTTGCACAAAG TGTGATGCCATCAGCGTATTAGAGAAGGAGCACGACTTCCGAGACGAGCACTTTGATTTCATCCAGTCCTGTATCAGGCGATTCAGCTTACAGT ATGGCGCTGGGCTGATCTACACTTCAGTCAAAGAGGAGAAGAACCTGGATCTGCTTTACAAATACATAGTCCACAAGCTGTATGACTTTCAGTTCGCCACGCCCGCCTTAGTGGTGGAGAAAGATGCAGTGTTCAT TCCGTCTGGATGGGATAATGAGAAGAAAATTGGGATTTTGCATGAAAACCTCACAACGGTCAGACCGGATGATCCGTTTGAAGATTTCATCACAAAACCTCCAGTACGAAAG ttggtTCATGACAAAGAGATAAATGCAGAGGACGAGCAGGTATTCCTGATGAAGCAGCAG TCTTTGCTAGCAAAGCAGCCAGCAACACCAACCAGAGGAGCAACA GAATCTCCTGGAAGGACGATGTCATCGTCCCCCAGGCCGGCGGGTCGTGCTGGCCAACCAAGTGTAACCAGCTCACCAATGGCCTCTGTCAAAAAGCCTGACCCTAATATGAAAG GGGCTGCTAATGAGGGAGTGCTGGCCAACTTCTTCAACAGTCTGTTGAGTAAAAAGACTGGATCTCCAGGAAGCCCTGGATCTGGAGCAGTCGGAGCTGGAGTGCAAGGATCTGCCAAGAAAACAG GGCAGAAGCCGGGTTTGACTGACGTCCAGGCCGAGTTGGACCGGATGACTCGCAAGCAAGACTCCGTGGTTTCAGCTAACAACATACCGCCAACAGAGAACGAAGCGTGA
- the dync1li2 gene encoding cytoplasmic dynein 1 light intermediate chain 2 isoform X1, with the protein MAPVLEKQLPGAAGLGDNNKEDEEGQTLWSSILSEVSTRSSSKLPSGKNILVFGEDGSGKTTLMAKLQGAEHNKKGRGLEYLYLSVHDEDRDDLTRCNVWILDGDLYHKGLLKFAVTPQSLPDCLAVLVVDMSRPWTIMESMQKWASVLRDHVDKLKVPPEDMRELEQRMVKAFQEYTEPEDATPSSPRRAPTSGEDEAVVLPLGDNTLTHNLGIPVLIVCTKCDAISVLEKEHDFRDEHFDFIQSCIRRFSLQYGAGLIYTSVKEEKNLDLLYKYIVHKLYDFQFATPALVVEKDAVFIPSGWDNEKKIGILHENLTTVRPDDPFEDFITKPPVRKLVHDKEINAEDEQVFLMKQQSLLAKQPATPTRGATESPGRTMSSSPRPAGRAGQPSVTSSPMASVKKPDPNMKAGAANEGVLANFFNSLLSKKTGSPGSPGSGAVGAGVQGSAKKTGQKPGLTDVQAELDRMTRKQDSVVSANNIPPTENEA; encoded by the exons ATGGCTCCCGTTCTGGAGAAACAGCTCCCGGGTGCAGCCGGACTGGGCGACAATAACAAGGAAGACGAAGAAGGACAAACTCTTTG GTCCTCAATACTTAGTGAAGTTTCAACCAGGTCGAGTTCAAAGTTGCCATCAGGAAAAAATATCCTGGTATTTG GTGAGGATGGGTCAGGAAAAACAACGCTTATGGCCAAACTACAAGGAGCTGAGCACAACAAGAAGGGGAGAGGACTGGAATATCTTTACTTGAGCGTCCATGATGAAGACCGAGACG ACTTGACTCGCTGTAATGTGTGGATCTTGGATGGAGACCTGTACCACAAAGGCCTACTAAAGTTTGCTGTCACACCTCAGTCTCTACCTGACTGCCTGGCTGTGCTCGTTGTGGACATGTCGCGGCCCTGGACCATTATGGAGTCGATGCAGAAGTGGGCCAGTGTGCTTCGTGACCATGTGGACAAGCTAAAGGTTCCTCCGGAGGACATGAGAGAGCTGGAGCAGAGGA TGGTGAAAGCCTTCCAAGAGTACACAGAACCAGAGGACGCCACCCCATCCTCCCCCCGACGGGCCCCGACATCAGGGGAAGACGAAGCTGTTGTGTTACCACTTGGGGacaacacactcacacacaactTGGGCATTCCAGTGCTAATAGTTTGCACAAAG TGTGATGCCATCAGCGTATTAGAGAAGGAGCACGACTTCCGAGACGAGCACTTTGATTTCATCCAGTCCTGTATCAGGCGATTCAGCTTACAGT ATGGCGCTGGGCTGATCTACACTTCAGTCAAAGAGGAGAAGAACCTGGATCTGCTTTACAAATACATAGTCCACAAGCTGTATGACTTTCAGTTCGCCACGCCCGCCTTAGTGGTGGAGAAAGATGCAGTGTTCAT TCCGTCTGGATGGGATAATGAGAAGAAAATTGGGATTTTGCATGAAAACCTCACAACGGTCAGACCGGATGATCCGTTTGAAGATTTCATCACAAAACCTCCAGTACGAAAG ttggtTCATGACAAAGAGATAAATGCAGAGGACGAGCAGGTATTCCTGATGAAGCAGCAG TCTTTGCTAGCAAAGCAGCCAGCAACACCAACCAGAGGAGCAACA GAATCTCCTGGAAGGACGATGTCATCGTCCCCCAGGCCGGCGGGTCGTGCTGGCCAACCAAGTGTAACCAGCTCACCAATGGCCTCTGTCAAAAAGCCTGACCCTAATATGAAAG CAGGGGCTGCTAATGAGGGAGTGCTGGCCAACTTCTTCAACAGTCTGTTGAGTAAAAAGACTGGATCTCCAGGAAGCCCTGGATCTGGAGCAGTCGGAGCTGGAGTGCAAGGATCTGCCAAGAAAACAG GGCAGAAGCCGGGTTTGACTGACGTCCAGGCCGAGTTGGACCGGATGACTCGCAAGCAAGACTCCGTGGTTTCAGCTAACAACATACCGCCAACAGAGAACGAAGCGTGA
- the dync1li2 gene encoding cytoplasmic dynein 1 light intermediate chain 2 isoform X3 → MAPVLEKQLPGAAGLGDNNKEDEEGQTLWSSILSEVSTRSSSKLPSGKNILVFGEDGSGKTTLMAKLQGAEHNKKGRGLEYLYLSVHDEDRDDLTRCNVWILDGDLYHKGLLKFAVTPQSLPDCLAVLVVDMSRPWTIMESMQKWASVLRDHVDKLKVPPEDMRELEQRMVKAFQEYTEPEDATPSSPRRAPTSGEDEAVVLPLGDNTLTHNLGIPVLIVCTKCDAISVLEKEHDFRDEHFDFIQSCIRRFSLQYGAGLIYTSVKEEKNLDLLYKYIVHKLYDFQFATPALVVEKDAVFIPSGWDNEKKIGILHENLTTVRPDDPFEDFITKPPVRKLVHDKEINAEDEQVFLMKQQSLLAKQPATPTRGATESPGRTMSSSPRPAGRAGQPSVTSSPMASVKKPDPNMKAGAANEGVLANFFNSLLSKKTGSPGSPGSGAVGAGVQGSAKKTEAGFD, encoded by the exons ATGGCTCCCGTTCTGGAGAAACAGCTCCCGGGTGCAGCCGGACTGGGCGACAATAACAAGGAAGACGAAGAAGGACAAACTCTTTG GTCCTCAATACTTAGTGAAGTTTCAACCAGGTCGAGTTCAAAGTTGCCATCAGGAAAAAATATCCTGGTATTTG GTGAGGATGGGTCAGGAAAAACAACGCTTATGGCCAAACTACAAGGAGCTGAGCACAACAAGAAGGGGAGAGGACTGGAATATCTTTACTTGAGCGTCCATGATGAAGACCGAGACG ACTTGACTCGCTGTAATGTGTGGATCTTGGATGGAGACCTGTACCACAAAGGCCTACTAAAGTTTGCTGTCACACCTCAGTCTCTACCTGACTGCCTGGCTGTGCTCGTTGTGGACATGTCGCGGCCCTGGACCATTATGGAGTCGATGCAGAAGTGGGCCAGTGTGCTTCGTGACCATGTGGACAAGCTAAAGGTTCCTCCGGAGGACATGAGAGAGCTGGAGCAGAGGA TGGTGAAAGCCTTCCAAGAGTACACAGAACCAGAGGACGCCACCCCATCCTCCCCCCGACGGGCCCCGACATCAGGGGAAGACGAAGCTGTTGTGTTACCACTTGGGGacaacacactcacacacaactTGGGCATTCCAGTGCTAATAGTTTGCACAAAG TGTGATGCCATCAGCGTATTAGAGAAGGAGCACGACTTCCGAGACGAGCACTTTGATTTCATCCAGTCCTGTATCAGGCGATTCAGCTTACAGT ATGGCGCTGGGCTGATCTACACTTCAGTCAAAGAGGAGAAGAACCTGGATCTGCTTTACAAATACATAGTCCACAAGCTGTATGACTTTCAGTTCGCCACGCCCGCCTTAGTGGTGGAGAAAGATGCAGTGTTCAT TCCGTCTGGATGGGATAATGAGAAGAAAATTGGGATTTTGCATGAAAACCTCACAACGGTCAGACCGGATGATCCGTTTGAAGATTTCATCACAAAACCTCCAGTACGAAAG ttggtTCATGACAAAGAGATAAATGCAGAGGACGAGCAGGTATTCCTGATGAAGCAGCAG TCTTTGCTAGCAAAGCAGCCAGCAACACCAACCAGAGGAGCAACA GAATCTCCTGGAAGGACGATGTCATCGTCCCCCAGGCCGGCGGGTCGTGCTGGCCAACCAAGTGTAACCAGCTCACCAATGGCCTCTGTCAAAAAGCCTGACCCTAATATGAAAG CAGGGGCTGCTAATGAGGGAGTGCTGGCCAACTTCTTCAACAGTCTGTTGAGTAAAAAGACTGGATCTCCAGGAAGCCCTGGATCTGGAGCAGTCGGAGCTGGAGTGCAAGGATCTGCCAAGAAAACAG AAGCCGGGTTTGACTGA